The following are from one region of the Melaminivora suipulveris genome:
- the fumC gene encoding class II fumarate hydratase, which yields MNQHTHGEPAGTRTERDTFGPIEVPAGRLWGAQTQRSLINFDISGEQQPPELIRALVQVKRASAKVNHALGLLPDERTRAILAAADEVLDGRHDGEFPLVVWQTGSGTQTNMNVNEVLANRASEILGGERGEGRLVHPNDDVNKSQSSNDVFPTAMHVSAVLAIVHRLLPALEELRGTLEEKSRQFADVVKIGRTHLQDATPLTLGQEISGWVAQLRHGEWHVRAALPHLHELALGGTAVGTGLNAPAGYAQAVAQEIASLTGQPFVTAPNKFEALASCDALVSAHGALKTLAGSLMKIANDVRWLASGPRSGIGEISIPENEPGSSIMPGKVNPTQCEAMTMLCAQVMGNDVAINIGGASGNFELNVFRPMISYNFLQSVRLLADGMVSFNTHCAVGIEPQHARIAQLLERSLMLVTALNTHIGYDKAAEIAKKAHREGTTLREAALALGHVTGAQFDEWVVPGKMVGR from the coding sequence ATGAACCAGCACACCCACGGCGAGCCCGCCGGCACCCGCACCGAGCGCGACACCTTCGGCCCCATCGAGGTGCCGGCGGGCCGCCTCTGGGGCGCGCAGACGCAGCGCTCGCTGATCAACTTCGACATCTCCGGCGAGCAGCAGCCGCCCGAGCTGATCCGCGCCCTGGTGCAGGTCAAGCGCGCGTCGGCCAAGGTCAACCATGCCCTGGGCCTGCTGCCCGACGAGCGCACGCGCGCCATCCTGGCGGCCGCCGACGAGGTGCTCGACGGCCGGCACGACGGCGAGTTTCCGCTGGTCGTGTGGCAGACGGGATCGGGCACGCAGACCAACATGAACGTCAACGAGGTGCTGGCCAACCGCGCCAGCGAAATCCTGGGCGGCGAGCGCGGCGAGGGCCGGCTGGTGCATCCCAACGACGACGTGAACAAGAGCCAGTCGAGCAACGACGTCTTTCCCACCGCCATGCATGTCTCGGCGGTGCTGGCCATCGTGCACCGGTTGCTGCCGGCGCTGGAGGAGCTGCGCGGAACGCTGGAGGAGAAATCGCGGCAGTTCGCCGACGTGGTCAAGATCGGCCGCACGCACTTGCAGGATGCGACGCCTTTGACGCTGGGCCAGGAGATCTCAGGCTGGGTGGCGCAGCTGCGCCATGGCGAATGGCATGTGCGCGCCGCGCTGCCGCATCTGCACGAGCTGGCGCTGGGCGGCACGGCCGTGGGCACGGGCCTCAACGCGCCGGCCGGCTACGCGCAAGCCGTGGCGCAGGAGATCGCAAGCCTGACGGGCCAGCCCTTCGTGACGGCGCCGAACAAGTTCGAGGCGCTGGCCAGTTGCGATGCGCTGGTCTCGGCGCACGGCGCGCTGAAGACGCTGGCGGGCAGCCTGATGAAGATCGCCAACGACGTGCGCTGGCTGGCCAGTGGGCCGCGCAGCGGCATCGGCGAGATCAGCATTCCGGAGAACGAGCCCGGCTCATCCATCATGCCGGGCAAGGTCAACCCGACGCAGTGCGAGGCCATGACCATGCTGTGCGCCCAAGTGATGGGCAACGACGTGGCCATCAACATCGGCGGCGCCAGCGGCAACTTCGAGCTGAACGTGTTCCGGCCCATGATCAGCTACAACTTCCTGCAGAGCGTGCGCCTGCTGGCCGATGGCATGGTCAGCTTCAACACGCACTGCGCCGTGGGCATAGAGCCGCAGCACGCGCGCATCGCGCAGCTGCTGGAGCGCTCGCTGATGCTGGTCACGGCGCTGAACACCCACATCGGCTACGACAAGGCCGCCGAGATCGCCAAGAAGGCGCACCGCGAGGGGACGACGCTGCGCGAGGCTGCCCTGGCACTGGGGCACGTCACCGGGGCGCAGTTCGACGAGTGGGTGGTGCCGGGGAAGATGGTGGGGCGCTGA